Part of the Helicobacter bilis genome is shown below.
TTAAGGTATATGCGCTAAATTTTAACATAGGCTTTGGTAGTAATAAGGATAAAAGTGAGTATTTTTATAACGCAGCTAAGCAAGTTGGGGCAGAACTCATACAGATAAATATCGCAAAGCAGTTTTTTGATAATATTCTATTTAAGCCGCAATATGGCTATGGGAAGTATTTTAATCCATGTATTGACTGCCATGCAAATATGTTTTCACACGCATTTGCGAAAATGGTAGAGCTTGGGGCTGATTTTGCCATCAGTGGTGAAGTATTAGGGCAGAGACCAAAAAGTCAAAGAAAAGAGGCAATGGATCAAGTAAAAAAGCTTGTAAGAAAAATCGGGGAAAATCCCCTATATGATTCTATCCTAAGTCGAGATGGAAGTAATCCTAGTAAGCCAAAAACACTTGATGAGTTAATCCTTCGCCCTATGAGTGCCAAACTCATGCCAGAAACCTTTCCTGAAAAAATGGGTTGGGTAGATAGAGAGAGATTGCTTGATGTAAGTGGGAGAGGCAGACAAAGACAGCTTGACTTACTCAAAAAATATGGTTGGAAATACCATGAAAAGCCCGGCGGTGGCTGTCTCTTAACAGATACTTCAGTCGCCCTAAAGATTAAGGATATGCAAGCACATAGAAAAGTGGTATTTGAAGATGTTGCATTATTTAAAATCGGTCGCTACATGGTGCTAGAAAATGGCACAAGGTGCGTTATCTCACGCAATGAAGAAGAGGGCAGAAAGCTTGATATAGAGCATGAATTTATGGATAAAATAGAATTACAAGATATACAAGGACCTATGGCGTTAGTGGAGAAAAACGCACATAAAGATGATAGAATCTTAGCCGCAAGAATTGTGCTTGGCTATGCGAAAACACAGCTTGATAAGTCGTATAATGTGCGTATTGGCGATGAGGTTTTAACGCTTATGCCCTATGCAAAAGAAGAGGCAAGTAAGTTTTTGCTTTTACAATCCTAACTTAAGGGGGCAACATGGTCTCGTATGTGTTTTATGATGATACAGATTGTGGCGGTATCGTATATCATGCAAATTACCTTGTCTTTTGTGAGCGGGCGCGCTCTTTACTCTTTTTTGAAAAAGGCATGCTTCCGCATAATACAAAACATGGCTTTGTAGTCAAAGAGATAGAATCTAGCTTTATAAAAACACTGCATTTAGGCGATAAATATAAAGTGCAAACTACACCTTTAGAGATAAAAAGTGCTTCACTGATTTTAAAACAAGAAATATTTAGAATTGCTACATGTAATACTGCACTAGATACACCAGAGCTTGTTTTTAGCCTAAAAGTAAAACTCGCACACATTGACATTCATACAAAAAAGCCATGCAAAATTACAGATTCACTGCAAGATGTTGCCGGGTTTTTTACTTGTGAGTGATTCTGTATATAGATTTATGTGATGCTTTAGAATCTTAGATTACATACTTAATCATGCTTGTATTTATAATTTACTGAGTTTCTCTCTTATAGCTTGAAAATATCTCTTCTCTTTTACATAAAAACCTACTTCACATAAGATTCAAATATGTTTTCAATCTTTATAATAATTTCTATGTAAAATGCAAAATTAGATCATAAAATTTAGATTACATATTGTGTTTGTTACTTTTTGTATCTATTTCTAAGTGCCTTGTCATGCGTTATTGAATGATTTTTTATATAAAAAATACAATTTTTATGCAAAAAATTTAAATTACATATTGTGTTTTTAAATTTTTATGCCATAATTGCACCATAACATTACAAAAAGGAAACACAATGGGCAATATTTTAGGATTTCCACGAGTTGGACAAAATAGAGAGTTAAAAAAGGCGTTGGAGAGCTTTTGGAGTGGCAAAAGCACACAAAGTGATTTAGAATCTGTGGCAAAGGCATTGCGAGAAAAGCACTGGGCGGAGCAAAAGGATTTGGATTTTGTATGTGTGAATGACTTTAGCTTGTATGATAATGTGCTAGATTTAGCATACTCGTTAAACGCAAAACCTAAACGATTTAAGGATTTAAGCGGGTTAGAGGGCTATTTTGCAATGGCAAGAGGGCATAA
Proteins encoded:
- a CDS encoding 7-cyano-7-deazaguanine synthase translates to MTKKQISAVALFSGGLDSMISMQLLHEQGIKVYALNFNIGFGSNKDKSEYFYNAAKQVGAELIQINIAKQFFDNILFKPQYGYGKYFNPCIDCHANMFSHAFAKMVELGADFAISGEVLGQRPKSQRKEAMDQVKKLVRKIGENPLYDSILSRDGSNPSKPKTLDELILRPMSAKLMPETFPEKMGWVDRERLLDVSGRGRQRQLDLLKKYGWKYHEKPGGGCLLTDTSVALKIKDMQAHRKVVFEDVALFKIGRYMVLENGTRCVISRNEEEGRKLDIEHEFMDKIELQDIQGPMALVEKNAHKDDRILAARIVLGYAKTQLDKSYNVRIGDEVLTLMPYAKEEASKFLLLQS
- a CDS encoding acyl-CoA thioesterase; translated protein: MVSYVFYDDTDCGGIVYHANYLVFCERARSLLFFEKGMLPHNTKHGFVVKEIESSFIKTLHLGDKYKVQTTPLEIKSASLILKQEIFRIATCNTALDTPELVFSLKVKLAHIDIHTKKPCKITDSLQDVAGFFTCE